In one Gadus morhua chromosome 7, gadMor3.0, whole genome shotgun sequence genomic region, the following are encoded:
- the LOC115547459 gene encoding dual specificity protein kinase CLK4 isoform X3: MGTLIRTSNGKDMEVPVCHSARTETNINTGGPTRPQTLAHSDAHLHSVHTQQKVPHSSAHAHTQRTHSHTRSRVNSRSGSQNSNSRSGGTKRKSCGGDGEGHLVYDAGLLLNERYEVVSTLGEGAFGKVVECLDRNKSERVALKIVKNIERYREAAQSEIAVLGEINSLDDDHTFACVRMLDWFDHHGHICIVFELLGLSTFDYLRENDFLPFTVEHIRHMAFQIFRAVCFLHRNKVTHTDLKPENILFVRSDYDMEYNDRLKRDQRTLKSLDVKVVDFGNATFDRDHHPSLVSTRHYRAPEVILDLGWNQACDVWSLGCILMEYYLGLTVFQTHDSKEHLAMMERVLGPIPPSLLSKTRKRHFVERERLDWDEHSSSGRYVRKHCKPLKQYMQSRSAEHQQLFELIGSMLEYDVSRRITMEEALWHPFFTPLRMVRCP, translated from the exons ATATGGAGGTCCCCGTctgccacagcgcgcggaccgagacaaacataaacacagggGGGCCCACCAGACCCCAGACACTGGCCCACAGTGACGCACACCTCCACTCCGTGCACACGCAGCAGAAGGTTCCTCACTCCTctgcgcacgcacatacacaacgcacacactcgcacacgcgcTCCAGAGTAAACAGTCGGAGCGGCAGTCAAAACAGCAACTCG CGGAGTGGCGGGACGAAGAGGAAGAGTTGTGGCGGTGACGGAGAGGGCCACCTGGTCTATGATGCCGGCCTCCTCCTCAATGAACGAT ATGAAGTGGTCTCTACTCTGGGAGAGGGAGCCTTTGGAAAGGTGGTGGAGTGCTTGGACAGGAACAA GAGTGAACGAGTGGCTCTGAAGATCGTGAAGAACATTGAGCGTTACCGAGAAGCGGCCCAGTCTGAGATCGCAGTTCTGGGGGAGATCAACAGCCTGGATGACGACCACACATT tgcgtgtgtgagaatgCTGGACTGGTTCGACCATCACGGGCACATCTGCATTGTGTTTGAGTTGCTGGGCCTCAGCACCTTCGACTACCTGAGGGAGAACGACTTCCTGCCCTTTACAGTGGAGCACATCAGACACATGGCCTTCCAGATCTTCAGAGCAGTCTGCT tccttCATCGGAACaaggtgacacacacagacctgaagCCGGAGAACATTCTCTTTGTGCGCTCCGACTACGACATGGAGTACAACGACCGGCTG AAGCGGGACCAGAGGACCCTGAAGAGCCTGGACGTGAAGGTGGTCGACTTTGGCAACGCAACCTTCGACCGCGACCACCACCCTTCCCTGGTGTCAACGCGCCACTACCGGGCCCCTGAAGTCATCCTAG ACCTTGGCTGGAACCAGGCTTGTGACGTCTGGAGCCTGGGCTGTATCCTCATGGAGTACTACCTGGGGCTGACAGTGtttcag ACCCACGACAGCAAAGAGCACCTGGCCATGATGGAGAGAGTCCTGGGCCCCATCCCTCCCAGTCTCCTCAGCaagaccag gaaGCGGCACTTTGTGGAGCGAGAGCGTCTGGACTGGGATGAACACAGTAGCTCGGGCCGCTACGTCAGGAAGCACTGTAAACCACTGAAG CAGTACATGCAGAGTAGGAGTGCCGAGCACCAGCAGCTGTTTGAGTTGATCGGCAGCATGCTCGAGTACGACGTCTCCAGACGCATCACCATGGAGGAGGCCCTCTGGCACCCCTTCTTCACCCCCCTCAGGATGGTGCGCTGCCCATGA
- the LOC115547459 gene encoding dual specificity protein kinase CLK4 isoform X5 — MLDWFDHHGHICIVFELLGLSTFDYLRENDFLPFTVEHIRHMAFQIFRAVCFLHRNKVTHTDLKPENILFVRSDYDMEYNDRLKRDQRTLKSLDVKVVDFGNATFDRDHHPSLVSTRHYRAPEVILDLGWNQACDVWSLGCILMEYYLGLTVFQTHDSKEHLAMMERVLGPIPPSLLSKTRKRHFVERERLDWDEHSSSGRYVRKHCKPLKQYMQSRSAEHQQLFELIGSMLEYDVSRRITMEEALWHPFFTPLRMVRCP, encoded by the exons atgCTGGACTGGTTCGACCATCACGGGCACATCTGCATTGTGTTTGAGTTGCTGGGCCTCAGCACCTTCGACTACCTGAGGGAGAACGACTTCCTGCCCTTTACAGTGGAGCACATCAGACACATGGCCTTCCAGATCTTCAGAGCAGTCTGCT tccttCATCGGAACaaggtgacacacacagacctgaagCCGGAGAACATTCTCTTTGTGCGCTCCGACTACGACATGGAGTACAACGACCGGCTG AAGCGGGACCAGAGGACCCTGAAGAGCCTGGACGTGAAGGTGGTCGACTTTGGCAACGCAACCTTCGACCGCGACCACCACCCTTCCCTGGTGTCAACGCGCCACTACCGGGCCCCTGAAGTCATCCTAG ACCTTGGCTGGAACCAGGCTTGTGACGTCTGGAGCCTGGGCTGTATCCTCATGGAGTACTACCTGGGGCTGACAGTGtttcag ACCCACGACAGCAAAGAGCACCTGGCCATGATGGAGAGAGTCCTGGGCCCCATCCCTCCCAGTCTCCTCAGCaagaccag gaaGCGGCACTTTGTGGAGCGAGAGCGTCTGGACTGGGATGAACACAGTAGCTCGGGCCGCTACGTCAGGAAGCACTGTAAACCACTGAAG CAGTACATGCAGAGTAGGAGTGCCGAGCACCAGCAGCTGTTTGAGTTGATCGGCAGCATGCTCGAGTACGACGTCTCCAGACGCATCACCATGGAGGAGGCCCTCTGGCACCCCTTCTTCACCCCCCTCAGGATGGTGCGCTGCCCATGA